From the Leucobacter tenebrionis genome, one window contains:
- a CDS encoding metal ABC transporter permease, translated as MTYFALAALELVLLGLLSGLAGTLIVLRRRSFFAVALSHATFPGGVIFAVLGWNLLLGQAVFALLLVLVMTLLARIPGQGRQVASGVVLSLGFALGTLLASLNSGLGVPVEALLVGSPLGVSPGDVLTTAIVLVVTAAVLAVMRRRILFHTFDPVGFAAAGFRAWPVELVVSGAVAAAVVAAMPAVGAILGVAVLIGPAAAARALTSRIERIPPIAALLGVAGGLVGLWASREFGIAAGGSVGLVMTAIFVVSLAIRAIAPRRVLKSA; from the coding sequence GTGACCTACTTCGCGCTCGCGGCCCTCGAACTCGTGCTGCTCGGTCTGCTCTCGGGGCTTGCCGGCACGCTCATCGTGCTGCGGCGGCGCTCGTTCTTCGCGGTCGCGCTGAGCCACGCGACCTTCCCCGGCGGCGTGATCTTCGCGGTGCTCGGCTGGAACCTGCTGCTCGGCCAGGCTGTGTTCGCGCTGCTGCTCGTGCTCGTGATGACGCTGCTCGCTCGCATCCCCGGGCAGGGCAGACAGGTGGCGAGCGGTGTGGTGCTCTCGCTCGGCTTCGCGCTGGGGACGCTGCTGGCCAGCCTCAACTCCGGCCTCGGGGTGCCGGTCGAGGCGCTGCTCGTGGGGTCGCCGCTCGGGGTGTCCCCCGGAGACGTGCTCACCACCGCGATCGTGCTGGTCGTCACCGCGGCGGTGCTCGCGGTGATGCGGCGTCGGATCCTGTTTCACACCTTCGACCCCGTCGGATTCGCCGCGGCGGGTTTCCGCGCGTGGCCGGTCGAGCTCGTGGTCTCGGGCGCGGTCGCGGCCGCGGTCGTGGCGGCGATGCCCGCGGTGGGGGCGATCCTGGGCGTCGCGGTGCTGATCGGGCCCGCAGCCGCGGCGCGCGCGCTGACGTCGCGCATCGAGCGGATTCCGCCGATCGCGGCGCTGCTCGGGGTGGCCGGCGGGCTCGTCGGGCTCTGGGCGTCTCGGGAGTTCGGGATCGCGGCGGGCGGATCCGTCGGGCTCGTCATGACGGCGATCTTCGTCGTGTCCCTCGCGATCCGGGCGATCGCGCCGAGGCGGGTTCTGAAGTCCGCGTGA
- a CDS encoding amidase, whose product MSESTLTAVELHAALRSGEISARETAEHFLSRIAERSDLGAFVTVTEDQALAEADGADAHLAALPPEQRSRPGALPALHGLPIAHKDLVEVAGAPTTRGTAALPHAIAEHDHPGVAVLRAAGTISLGKTQVPEFGLNSYSENLVAPPARNPLDPERTPGGSSGGSAAAVAAGLLPVAPGSDGGGSIRIPALACGLIGMKPGLGTVPTDVIGGRTDDFGAPRLAVSGPLARTAEDAALLFDAMTGSPRPALVAVHEADAVTGLRIGMSTASPFEAAHPTPLSPEALAAYEAAAAGLAARGHHVEEARIAYDPRYTEVFTSCWMAGLSLLDLTPEAEALLTPFTRTHRERAIATPREAHLRAAEELQGIAAGLRAEWRRYDVVLTPGLATLPPRIGAFMDLDAAADYRAQCEWTPFTSMVNVSGLPAIAVPMIEVPNPSGGGPLPMGAQLIGRPGSEPLLLQLAAQLTRG is encoded by the coding sequence ATGAGCGAATCCACTCTGACCGCCGTCGAACTGCACGCGGCGTTGCGCTCCGGCGAGATCTCGGCGCGCGAGACCGCAGAGCACTTCCTGAGCAGGATCGCGGAGCGCTCCGATCTCGGGGCCTTCGTCACCGTGACCGAGGATCAGGCCCTCGCCGAGGCCGACGGGGCCGACGCGCACCTCGCAGCGCTTCCGCCCGAGCAGCGCAGCAGACCAGGCGCTCTGCCCGCGCTGCACGGCCTGCCGATCGCCCACAAGGATCTCGTGGAGGTCGCCGGCGCACCGACGACACGCGGCACTGCCGCACTGCCCCACGCGATCGCCGAGCACGACCACCCCGGCGTCGCCGTGCTGCGCGCCGCGGGCACGATCTCGCTGGGCAAGACGCAGGTGCCCGAGTTCGGCCTCAACTCCTACTCGGAGAACCTGGTCGCGCCGCCCGCGCGCAACCCGCTCGATCCCGAGCGCACGCCGGGAGGGTCGTCGGGCGGCAGCGCGGCCGCGGTCGCCGCGGGGCTGCTGCCGGTCGCTCCGGGCAGCGACGGGGGCGGGTCGATCCGCATCCCGGCGCTCGCCTGCGGGCTCATCGGCATGAAGCCCGGCCTCGGAACGGTTCCCACCGACGTGATCGGAGGACGCACCGACGACTTCGGAGCCCCCAGGCTCGCGGTCAGCGGCCCGCTGGCGCGCACGGCCGAGGACGCCGCGCTGCTGTTCGACGCGATGACCGGATCGCCGCGACCCGCCCTCGTCGCCGTGCACGAGGCCGATGCGGTGACGGGGCTGCGCATCGGCATGAGCACGGCATCGCCGTTCGAGGCCGCGCACCCCACACCGCTCTCCCCCGAGGCGCTGGCCGCCTACGAAGCAGCCGCGGCCGGGCTCGCCGCCCGCGGGCATCATGTCGAAGAGGCGAGGATCGCGTACGACCCGCGCTACACCGAGGTCTTCACGAGCTGCTGGATGGCGGGGCTGTCGCTCCTCGACCTGACGCCCGAGGCCGAGGCGCTCCTCACCCCCTTCACACGCACCCACCGCGAACGGGCGATCGCGACACCGCGCGAGGCGCACCTCCGAGCAGCCGAGGAGCTGCAGGGCATCGCCGCCGGGCTGCGCGCCGAGTGGCGCCGCTACGACGTCGTGCTCACCCCGGGGCTCGCGACCCTGCCACCGCGCATCGGCGCGTTCATGGACCTCGACGCGGCCGCGGACTACCGCGCCCAGTGTGAGTGGACGCCCTTCACGTCGATGGTGAACGTCTCCGGACTGCCCGCGATCGCGGTGCCCATGATCGAGGTGCCGAACCCCTCGGGCGGCGGACCGCTGCCGATGGGCGCCCAGTTGATCGGACGGCCGGGGTCGGAGCCGCTGCTGCTGCAGCTCGCGGCGCAGCTCACGCGGGGGTGA
- a CDS encoding metal ABC transporter substrate-binding protein → MSRTSSSRHPLRLAALGGAALAAVLALTSCGAGGAGSGDASDELKVVATTTQLTDFAAQVGGDDIQLTGLLAPGGSAHHFDPSPADLLALGEADVLIVNGVGLETFVDSAIEASGFDGEIITAANGLDPEMLREVTAEGGGAEEHDHAHEGEAADHADAEHAHDEHAHEAEAEAHDEHAEEEHDHDHGDVNPHIWTSPSNAEGMVSMIAGDLARIDPDHADDYTERADAYVAQLQDLDAWVAAQFENVPAEQRVLVSGHDSLRYYLHDYGIAFAGSILPSFEDNAEPSAAEMDALVASIKERGVKAVFVESSMSPKLAQTIAKEAGVEVVDAEALYADSLGAPDAAEGAVDDGISPDTYIGATVHNTRVILEAWGVEPEPLPASLQE, encoded by the coding sequence ATGTCACGAACCTCCTCCTCACGCCATCCGCTCCGCCTCGCCGCGCTGGGGGGCGCCGCGCTCGCCGCGGTGCTCGCCCTGACCTCCTGCGGTGCAGGGGGAGCAGGATCCGGCGACGCCTCCGACGAGCTCAAGGTCGTGGCGACCACCACGCAGCTCACGGACTTCGCCGCGCAGGTCGGCGGCGATGATATCCAGCTCACCGGTCTGCTCGCTCCCGGCGGCTCGGCGCACCACTTCGACCCGTCTCCCGCCGACCTGCTCGCACTGGGCGAGGCCGACGTGCTCATCGTCAACGGCGTCGGCCTCGAGACCTTCGTCGACAGCGCGATCGAGGCCTCCGGCTTCGACGGGGAGATCATCACCGCGGCCAACGGGCTCGATCCCGAGATGCTGCGCGAGGTGACCGCGGAGGGCGGCGGCGCCGAGGAGCACGATCATGCGCACGAGGGGGAGGCGGCGGATCACGCCGATGCGGAGCATGCCCACGACGAGCATGCTCACGAGGCCGAGGCTGAAGCCCACGACGAGCACGCCGAGGAGGAGCACGACCACGACCACGGCGATGTGAACCCGCACATCTGGACATCGCCCAGCAACGCCGAGGGCATGGTCTCGATGATCGCGGGCGACCTCGCGCGCATCGATCCCGATCATGCCGACGATTACACCGAGCGCGCCGACGCCTACGTCGCGCAGCTGCAGGATCTCGACGCCTGGGTCGCCGCGCAGTTCGAGAATGTGCCCGCCGAGCAGCGCGTGCTCGTGAGCGGCCACGACTCGCTCCGCTACTACCTGCACGACTACGGCATCGCGTTCGCCGGGTCGATCCTGCCGAGCTTCGAGGACAACGCCGAGCCGAGCGCCGCCGAGATGGACGCTCTGGTCGCGTCTATCAAGGAGCGCGGGGTGAAGGCCGTCTTCGTGGAATCGTCGATGAGCCCCAAGCTCGCGCAGACGATCGCCAAGGAAGCGGGGGTCGAGGTGGTCGACGCGGAGGCGCTGTACGCGGATTCGCTCGGCGCCCCGGACGCCGCGGAGGGTGCGGTCGACGACGGCATCAGCCCCGACACCTACATCGGCGCGACCGTGCACAACACGCGGGTGATCCTCGAGGCGTGGGGTGTCGAGCCCGAACCGCTTCCCGCTAGTCTGCAAGAGTGA
- a CDS encoding metal ABC transporter ATP-binding protein produces MTARSVPDALHPETAAEPALVLDGAAFGYAGETRVERLSLVVPAGSAVALIGPNGSGKSTLLRGVLGLAELTAGGVRVLGTSPDRARRSIGTLPQADTRDTALPVSLRQVVTMGLYRSRGPLRPIGRDGRAAVTDALERVGLATLAGRRFGELSGGQQQRGILARALVSDPRLLLLDEPFNGLDRENRDKLLDLVRELREEGRTVIVSTHDLEIAQQACTHVLLLASGHTPSQPGHPAAFGPLGEALTLDAVQHAFQDTTVELDQHTVTTTRETE; encoded by the coding sequence GTGACCGCGCGCTCCGTCCCTGACGCCTTGCACCCCGAGACCGCCGCCGAGCCCGCGCTCGTCCTCGACGGCGCGGCGTTCGGTTATGCCGGCGAGACACGCGTCGAGCGCCTGAGTCTCGTGGTGCCCGCCGGATCGGCGGTGGCCCTCATCGGGCCCAACGGCTCGGGCAAGTCGACGCTGCTGCGCGGAGTGCTCGGCCTCGCGGAGCTGACCGCGGGCGGCGTGCGCGTGCTCGGCACTTCTCCGGATCGGGCGCGGCGCAGCATCGGCACGCTGCCGCAGGCGGACACTCGCGACACGGCGCTGCCGGTGAGCCTGCGTCAGGTGGTGACGATGGGGCTGTACCGCTCGCGGGGCCCCCTGCGACCGATCGGTCGTGACGGACGCGCGGCGGTAACCGATGCCCTCGAGCGCGTGGGACTCGCGACGCTCGCCGGGCGCAGGTTCGGCGAGCTCTCGGGCGGGCAGCAGCAGCGCGGGATCCTCGCGCGCGCACTGGTGTCGGATCCGCGCCTCCTGCTGCTGGACGAGCCCTTCAATGGTCTCGACCGCGAGAACCGCGACAAGCTGCTCGATCTCGTGCGCGAGCTGCGCGAGGAGGGCCGCACGGTGATCGTCTCGACCCACGACCTCGAGATCGCGCAGCAGGCGTGCACGCACGTGCTGCTGCTCGCGAGCGGCCACACCCCCTCCCAGCCGGGGCACCCCGCGGCGTTCGGGCCGCTCGGCGAGGCGCTCACGCTCGATGCTGTGCAGCACGCCTTCCAGGACACGACGGTCGAGCTCGACCAGCACACCGTGACGACGACCCGGGAGACCGAGTAG
- a CDS encoding metal ABC transporter permease: protein MLAAVAGVLAGAGSSPLAQTLIGAGPVVAASPLEIFALPFMWRALVTVAILAVAAGVVGLFISFREMEFVSDGLVHAVFPGLVVGSAIGGTAGLLPGAVVAAVLAAVLFTVIERRGIGADAAIAVVLTGLFSLGVVLVSRQESYVSQLQELLFGRLLTVTSTQLWQILVVAVAAILIVLGTRRAQLFRAFDPAGFEAAGFRTLRTDLALGIAVALLTVAGVQALGVLMVVALLTVPMAAARLVTRGFALLVPIAILLPLAAGIAGLWLSFEWSVEAGATVSPGAVVVLLLVAAYLLAALLRMTVLRSRPVIRSGSPESLRDTGELRSSGRRVDAAEGADS from the coding sequence GTGCTCGCCGCGGTCGCGGGCGTGCTCGCCGGCGCCGGATCCTCCCCCCTCGCCCAGACGCTGATCGGAGCGGGCCCGGTCGTCGCCGCCTCCCCCCTCGAGATCTTCGCGCTGCCGTTCATGTGGCGCGCGCTCGTGACCGTCGCGATCCTCGCGGTCGCCGCGGGAGTGGTGGGGCTCTTCATCAGCTTCCGCGAGATGGAGTTCGTGAGCGACGGTCTGGTCCACGCGGTATTTCCGGGGCTCGTGGTGGGGTCGGCGATCGGCGGCACTGCTGGCCTGCTGCCCGGGGCGGTCGTGGCCGCGGTGCTCGCGGCCGTGCTGTTCACGGTGATCGAGCGGCGCGGGATCGGCGCCGACGCCGCGATCGCGGTGGTGCTGACCGGCCTGTTCAGCCTGGGCGTCGTGCTCGTGTCGCGGCAGGAGAGCTACGTGTCGCAGCTGCAGGAGCTGCTCTTCGGGCGCCTGCTCACGGTGACGTCCACCCAGCTCTGGCAGATCCTGGTCGTCGCCGTCGCGGCGATCCTGATCGTGCTCGGCACGCGCCGGGCGCAGCTCTTCCGCGCCTTCGATCCGGCCGGTTTCGAGGCTGCTGGGTTCCGCACCCTCCGCACCGACCTCGCCCTGGGCATCGCCGTAGCGCTGCTCACCGTCGCGGGCGTGCAGGCGCTCGGCGTGCTCATGGTGGTGGCGCTGCTGACGGTGCCGATGGCGGCCGCGCGGCTCGTGACGCGCGGATTCGCACTGCTGGTGCCGATCGCGATCCTGCTGCCGCTGGCGGCAGGGATCGCGGGGTTGTGGCTGTCGTTCGAGTGGTCGGTCGAGGCCGGGGCGACGGTGTCGCCCGGCGCCGTGGTCGTGCTGCTGCTCGTCGCGGCGTATCTGCTCGCAGCGCTGCTGCGGATGACGGTTCTTCGGAGCAGGCCCGTCATTCGGAGCGGATCGCCGGAATCGCTCCGAGATACGGGTGAGCTCCGAAGTTCGGGACGCCGCGTCGACGCCGCAGAGGGGGCCGACTCGTGA
- a CDS encoding Gfo/Idh/MocA family protein: protein MSERILPLPDVPDPRSGPSLRWAILGTGWIAARFVEALQTSTNQRIVAVGSRTRARAEAFAAEHGIESAHGSYEELVAADADVVYVATGHLDHFGHARLALEAGRPVLIEKPLTPTVAEARELVELARAKGLFAMEAVWSLALPRYSVVRQVLDSGMLGEVVEASANLGERLVDHHRAMDPAQGGGAMNDIGTYVMMFANEVLPGLRVTAAHGMRHAVPGIAGPGAIGQFHALLADERDRLATVSASMLADTPTAAYIAGTEATLELEAPFYQPGPVVVRFHDGEELRYDEPALAHTQLFWEALEVARCISEGLTESPLRPLAQTLATLSLMEQARELMGDPAA, encoded by the coding sequence ATGAGTGAGCGGATCCTGCCCCTCCCCGACGTCCCCGACCCGAGGTCAGGCCCCTCGCTGCGCTGGGCGATCCTCGGCACCGGGTGGATCGCCGCCCGCTTCGTCGAGGCACTGCAGACTTCGACGAACCAGCGGATCGTCGCCGTCGGGTCGCGCACGCGGGCCCGCGCCGAAGCGTTCGCCGCCGAGCACGGCATCGAATCGGCCCACGGCTCCTACGAGGAGCTCGTCGCGGCCGACGCCGACGTGGTCTACGTGGCGACCGGTCACCTCGACCACTTCGGGCACGCGCGACTCGCGCTCGAGGCAGGCCGACCCGTGCTGATCGAGAAGCCCCTGACGCCGACCGTCGCCGAGGCGCGGGAGCTGGTTGAACTCGCCCGCGCGAAGGGGCTGTTCGCCATGGAAGCCGTGTGGTCGCTCGCGCTGCCCCGCTACTCGGTCGTGCGACAGGTGCTCGACAGCGGCATGCTCGGCGAGGTCGTCGAGGCCTCGGCGAACCTCGGAGAGCGTCTCGTCGACCACCACCGCGCCATGGACCCCGCGCAGGGCGGCGGCGCCATGAACGACATCGGCACCTACGTCATGATGTTCGCGAACGAGGTGCTGCCCGGCCTGCGGGTCACGGCCGCGCACGGCATGCGGCACGCGGTGCCGGGGATCGCGGGGCCGGGTGCGATCGGGCAGTTCCACGCACTGCTCGCGGACGAGCGGGATCGGCTGGCCACCGTGAGCGCCTCGATGTTGGCGGATACCCCGACCGCCGCCTACATCGCCGGCACCGAGGCGACGCTCGAGCTGGAGGCGCCCTTCTACCAGCCGGGGCCGGTCGTCGTGCGCTTCCACGACGGCGAGGAGCTGCGCTACGACGAACCCGCGCTCGCGCACACCCAGCTGTTCTGGGAGGCGCTCGAGGTCGCCCGCTGCATCTCCGAGGGGCTCACGGAGTCGCCGCTGCGCCCGCTCGCGCAGACGCTCGCCACGCTCTCGCTCATGGAGCAGGCGCGCGAGCTGATGGGCGACCCAGCCGCCTGA
- a CDS encoding Gfo/Idh/MocA family protein, whose protein sequence is MRIGIIGTGVMGAFHAQLLHGEVSGATVTAVADPDPERAGAAAAAVGAIALSDPRELIAHPEVDAVLIASPDFLHAEQTLACIAAGKPTLCEKPLSYSVEEADWVLVAHRAAVGDGIPLVHQGFMRRFDPGYVEQKRVVASGAHGRPVMVHSIGRGVASGPGATDETVIFNSAIHDLDLVPWLLDSPVTEVSWHAPEAPSGTGGGLRDPFLILLRTADGALSTVEVFLNARYGYDMRCEVVCETGAVSITEPHRVAMATGLTSRTGIPEDFRPRFAEAYRLELQEWVTALREGRAPTLASVEDGAAATRVAAAAVASMRAGGAFVAVAGAGSAGASGLAAGSGSAAGAGSGEPR, encoded by the coding sequence ATGAGGATCGGCATCATCGGCACCGGGGTCATGGGCGCCTTCCATGCACAATTGCTGCATGGAGAAGTCTCGGGGGCGACGGTGACCGCGGTCGCGGATCCGGATCCCGAGCGCGCCGGCGCCGCGGCGGCCGCCGTCGGCGCGATCGCGCTGAGCGACCCCCGGGAGCTCATCGCCCACCCCGAGGTCGACGCGGTGCTCATCGCCTCGCCCGACTTCCTGCACGCCGAGCAGACGCTCGCCTGTATCGCCGCGGGCAAGCCGACGCTCTGCGAGAAACCGCTCTCGTACTCGGTCGAGGAGGCGGATTGGGTCCTCGTCGCGCACCGCGCCGCGGTGGGCGACGGGATCCCCCTCGTGCACCAGGGCTTCATGCGTCGCTTCGATCCCGGCTACGTCGAGCAGAAGCGCGTCGTCGCTTCGGGTGCGCACGGCCGCCCCGTGATGGTGCACTCGATCGGCCGCGGCGTCGCGTCCGGACCCGGTGCCACCGACGAGACCGTCATCTTCAACTCGGCGATCCACGACCTCGACCTCGTGCCGTGGCTGCTCGACTCGCCCGTCACCGAGGTGAGCTGGCATGCTCCGGAGGCCCCCAGCGGCACGGGCGGCGGGCTGCGGGATCCCTTCCTGATCCTCCTCCGCACCGCCGACGGGGCCCTATCGACCGTCGAGGTGTTCCTCAACGCGCGCTACGGCTACGATATGCGCTGCGAGGTGGTCTGCGAGACGGGAGCGGTCTCGATCACCGAGCCGCACCGGGTCGCGATGGCGACCGGGCTCACGAGCCGCACCGGCATCCCGGAGGACTTCCGCCCGCGCTTCGCGGAGGCCTACCGCCTCGAACTGCAGGAGTGGGTGACGGCGCTGCGCGAGGGGCGGGCGCCGACGCTTGCGAGCGTCGAGGACGGTGCGGCGGCGACTCGCGTGGCCGCGGCGGCGGTGGCGTCGATGCGGGCGGGCGGGGCATTCGTCGCGGTCGCGGGCGCAGGCTCGGCCGGTGCCTCGGGGCTGGCTGCGGGATCGGGATCAGCCGCAGGTGCGGGATCGGGGGAGCCCCGATGA
- a CDS encoding SDR family oxidoreductase, whose amino-acid sequence MQRLMNDKILLVTGGTQGLGLAIAEAAAREGAAGIAIVGRSEEKAERAVERLRAHGVEALAIIADLAEPGEAERAVAETVERFERVDSLVNAAGATSRGTLLDTTRELLDEHLAVNLVAPFMTMQAAVRDMRRRRAPGTILNIISMAMHGGQPYLAPYTASKAGLAGLVRNAAFAHRFDRIRINGLNIGWTATPGETETQRTFHGGGADWLSRAEAAQPMGKLGQPDEIADAVVFLLSERSGVVTGSIIDWDQNVPGAYDQ is encoded by the coding sequence GTGCAACGACTCATGAACGACAAGATCCTGCTGGTTACCGGCGGAACGCAGGGGCTCGGGCTGGCGATAGCGGAGGCGGCCGCGAGAGAGGGTGCGGCCGGCATCGCGATCGTCGGGCGCAGCGAGGAGAAGGCCGAGAGAGCCGTCGAGCGCCTGCGAGCGCACGGCGTCGAGGCGCTCGCAATCATCGCGGATCTGGCTGAACCGGGTGAAGCAGAGCGGGCCGTGGCCGAAACCGTGGAGCGTTTCGAGCGTGTCGACAGCCTCGTGAACGCGGCGGGCGCGACGAGCCGCGGCACCCTGCTCGACACGACGCGCGAGCTGCTCGACGAGCACCTCGCTGTGAACCTCGTGGCGCCGTTCATGACGATGCAGGCCGCCGTGCGCGACATGCGGCGCCGCCGCGCTCCCGGCACGATCCTGAACATCATCTCGATGGCGATGCACGGCGGGCAGCCCTATCTCGCGCCCTACACCGCTTCGAAAGCAGGTCTCGCCGGTCTCGTGCGCAACGCGGCTTTCGCCCATCGCTTCGACCGGATCCGCATCAACGGCCTCAATATCGGCTGGACCGCCACCCCGGGGGAGACTGAGACCCAGCGCACCTTCCACGGTGGGGGCGCCGACTGGCTCTCGCGGGCTGAGGCGGCGCAGCCCATGGGCAAGCTGGGGCAGCCCGACGAGATCGCCGACGCGGTCGTCTTCCTGCTGAGCGAGCGCAGCGGTGTGGTCACGGGATCGATCATCGATTGGGATCAGAACGTGCCCGGGGCATACGACCAGTAG